A window of the Isosphaera pallida ATCC 43644 genome harbors these coding sequences:
- a CDS encoding ABC transporter ATP-binding protein, whose protein sequence is MSAHEVVIETRNLTKVYRDFWGRPKVQALKALDLKVYRGEIFGLLGPNGSGKTTTIKLLLGLLFPTEGESLIFGEPTTNVAKNERIGYLPEESYLYKFLNAEETLEFYGKLFKIAPQERRRRVDQLIERVGLKAARKRQLREYSKGMQRRIGLAQALINDPELILLDEPTSGLDPIGTAEIKDTIRNLRAEGKTIVLSGHLLADMQDICDRIAILHRGELREIGKVSELLTVQDITQFKIRNLPEEGKEAIREVLARFPDASLEAIDHPTTTLEELFLRIVRESEARPGLRKIGEEQEAAAQAARPVLAGVPSDNGGEAARN, encoded by the coding sequence ATGAGCGCGCACGAGGTCGTCATCGAGACGCGAAACCTGACCAAGGTGTATCGGGACTTCTGGGGCCGTCCCAAGGTCCAGGCCCTCAAAGCGCTCGACCTCAAGGTCTATCGCGGCGAGATCTTCGGCCTGCTCGGACCCAACGGCTCGGGCAAGACCACCACGATCAAACTGCTGCTGGGTCTGTTGTTCCCCACCGAAGGGGAATCGCTGATCTTCGGCGAGCCGACTACCAACGTGGCTAAGAACGAACGGATCGGCTATCTGCCTGAAGAGTCGTATCTCTACAAGTTTCTCAACGCCGAGGAAACTTTGGAGTTTTATGGCAAGCTCTTCAAAATCGCGCCCCAGGAACGGCGGCGGCGGGTCGATCAGCTCATCGAGCGGGTCGGCCTCAAGGCGGCCCGCAAACGCCAATTGCGGGAATACTCCAAAGGGATGCAACGACGGATCGGTTTGGCTCAAGCCCTCATCAACGACCCCGAGTTGATCCTGCTGGACGAACCGACCTCAGGTCTGGACCCGATCGGCACCGCCGAGATCAAAGATACCATCCGCAACCTCCGCGCCGAAGGTAAAACCATCGTGCTATCCGGCCACCTTCTGGCCGACATGCAGGACATCTGCGACCGGATCGCCATCCTTCACCGGGGCGAACTGCGGGAGATCGGCAAAGTTTCCGAACTGCTGACGGTTCAAGACATCACCCAGTTCAAGATACGGAACCTGCCCGAGGAAGGCAAAGAAGCCATCCGCGAAGTGCTGGCCCGTTTCCCAGACGCTTCACTCGAAGCGATCGACCATCCCACCACCACCCTGGAGGAACTGTTCCTCCGAATCGTGCGGGAAAGTGAAGCCCGACCTGGTCTGCGCAAGATCGGTGAGGAGCAGGAGGCCGCTGCCCAAGCCGCCCGGCCAGTCCTGGCCGGCGTCCCCAGCGACAACGGGGGAGAGGCCGCGAGGAACTGA